The following are from one region of the Microtus pennsylvanicus isolate mMicPen1 chromosome 15, mMicPen1.hap1, whole genome shotgun sequence genome:
- the Slitrk1 gene encoding SLIT and NTRK-like protein 1: MLLWILLLETSLCFAAGNVTGDVCKEKICSCNEIEGDLHVDCEKKGFTSLQRFTAPTSQFYHLFLHGNSLTRLFPNEFANFYNAVSLHMENNGLHEIVPGAFLGLQLVKRLHINNNKIKSFRKQTFLGLDDLEYLQADFNLLRDIDPGAFQDLNKLEVLILNDNLISTLPANVFQYVPITHLDLRGNRLKTLPYEEVLEQIPGIAEILLEDNPWDCTCDLLSLKEWLENIPKNALIGRVVCEAPTRLQGKDLNETTEQDLCPLKNRVDSSLPAPPAQEETFAPGPLPTPFKTNGQDEHATPGSVPNGGTKIPGNWQLKIKPTPPIATGGDRNKPPGQGLPCPGGCSCDHIPGSGLKMNCNNRNVSSLADLKPKLSNVQELFLRDNKIHSIRKSHFVDYKNLILLDLGNNNIANIENNTFKNLLDLRWLYMDSNYLDTLSREKFAGLQNLEYLNVEYNAIQLILPGTFNAMPKLRILILNNNLLRSLPVDVFAGVSLSKLSLHNNYFMYLPVAGVLDQLTSIIQIDLHGNPWECSCTIVPFKQWAERLGSEVLMSDLKCETPVNFFRKDFMLLSNDEICPQLYARISPTLTSHSKNSTGLAETGTHSNSYLDTSRVSISVLVPGLLLVFVTSAFTVVGMLVFILRNRKRSKRRDANSSASEINSLQTVCDSSYWHNGPYNADGSHRVYDCGSHSLSD; this comes from the coding sequence ATGCTGCTTTGGATTCTGTTGCTGGAGACGTCTCTTTGTTTTGCCGCTGGAAACGTTACAGGGGACGTTTGTAAAGAGAAGATCTGTTCTTGCAATGAGATAGAAGGGGACTTACACGTAGACTGTGAAAAAAAGGGCTTTACAAGTCTGCAGCGCTTCACCGCCCCGACTTCCCAGTTTTACCATTTATTTCTGCATGGCAATTCCCTCACTCGACTTTTCCCTAATGAGTTCGCTAACTTTTATAATGCGGTTAGTTTGCATATGGAAAACAATGGCTTGCATGAAATCGTTCCGGGGGCTTTTCTGGGGCTGCAGCTGGTGAAACGGCTGcatatcaacaacaacaagatCAAGTCTTTTCGAAAGCAGACTTTTTTGGGGCTGGATGATCTGGAATACCTCCAGGCTGATTTTAATTTATTACGGGATATAGACCCGGGGGCCTTCCAGGACTTGAACAAGTTGGAAGTCCTCATTTTAAACGACAATCTCATCAGCACTCTACCTGCCAATGTATTCCAGTATGTGCCCATCACCCACCTCGACCTCCGCGGAAACAGGCTGAAAACATTGCCCTATGAGGAGGTTTTGGAGCAGATCCCTGGCATTGCTGAGATCTTGCTCGAGGATAACCCTTGGGACTGCACCTGTGATCTGCTTTCCCTGAAAGAATGGCTAGAAAATATTCCCAAAAATGCCCTAATCGGCCGAGTGGTCTGCGAAGCCCCCACCAGGCTTCAGGGTAAAGACCTCAATGAAACCACGGAACAGGACTTGTGTCCTTTGAAAAATCGAGTGGATTCTAGTCTCCCGGCTCCTCCTGCCCAGGAAGAGACCTTCGCTCCTGGCCCCCTGCCAACTCCTTTCAAGACAAATGGGCAAGACGAGCATGCCACCCCAGGGTCTGTTCCAAATGGAGGTACAAAGATCCCGGGCAACTGGCAGCTCAAAATCAAACCCACACCACCGATAGCAACTGGGGGCGACAGAAACAAACCCCCAGGCCAAGGCTTGCCCTGCCCCGGGGGCTGCAGCTGTGACCACATCCCAGGTTCAGGCTTAAAGATGAACTGTAACAACCGGAACGTGAGCAGCTTGGCTGATTTGAAGCCTAAGCTCTCCAATGTTCAAGAGCTTTTCCTCCGAGATAACAAGATCCACAGCATCCGAAAATCTCACTTTGTGGATTACAAGAACCTCATTCTGTTGGATCTGGGCAACAACAACATCGCGAACATAGAGAACAACACTTTCAAGAACCTTTTGGACCTCAGGTGGCTGTACATGGATAGTAACTACCTGGACACGCTGTCCCGGGAGAAATTTGCTGGGCTGCAGAACCTGGAGTATCTGAACGTGGAGTACAACGCGATTCAGCTCATTCTCCCTGGTACTTTTAATGCCATGCCCAAGCTGAGGATTCTTATTCTTAACAACAACTTGCTGAGGTCCCTACCCGTGGACGTTTTTGCTGGGGTTTCCCTGTCTAAGCTCAGCCTGCACAACAATTACTTCATGTACCTCCCAGTGGCAGGGGTGCTTGACCAGTTAACCTCTATCATCCAGATAGATCTGCATGGCAACCCCTGGGAGTGCTCCTGCACCATTGTGCCTTTCAAGCAATGGGCAGAACGTCTGGGCTCCGAGGTGCTGATGAGCGACCTCAAGTGTGAGACGCCGGTGAACTTCTTTAGGAAGGATTTCATGCTGCTCTCCAATGACGAGATCTGCCCCCAGCTGTACGCGAGGATCTCGCCCACGTTAACTTCGCACAGTAAAAACAGCACTGGGTTGGCGGAGACCGGGACGCACTCCAACTCCTACCTAGACACCAGCAGGGTGTCCATCTCCGTGTTGGTCCCGGGACTGCTCCTGGTGTTCGTCACCTCCGCCTTCACCGTGGTGGGCATGCTCGTGTTTATCCTGAGGAACCGAAAGCGGTCCAAGAGAAGGGATGCCAATTCCTCAGCGTCCGAAATTAATTCCCTACAGACAGTCTGTGACTCTTCCTACTGGCACAATGGGCCTTACAATGCAGACGGGTCCCATAGGGTGTATGATTGCGGCTCTCACTCACTCTCAGACTAA